From Hymenobacter sedentarius, a single genomic window includes:
- a CDS encoding outer membrane beta-barrel family protein, with protein sequence MATPTLDLGTIVLAPSATELSEIQVVAPKPLTEQDLDKISYNVDADPESSTLTALEMLRKVPLLTVDADDNLQFNGQDSYQVLINGKPSALFAHSPSEVFSSMPAGMIKRIEVITNPPARYDAQGVGGVLNIITYQKSLNGYNGSVNAGASSPKGASYGGYTTAKVGLFSLSANAGGQERTSPTSRRSMFREDFLRRSRLEQTGTSNNNSRSFYLSGEAGCEPNAHNQLSLNYGLSQGSGANSSVQQAQRLNSTGELKQAYQNLNAGQNAQSGYDVGLNYQHNFKGNEAQLLTLAYKTTASTSTNGSDFTVLPLLNYKGRVSTTHNDDRTREQTLQLDYVQPIRKQTLEMGLKTSFQRNSSDYFYQTRDSLTDVFVLDPKLSNNFGYQQAIHSAYTSLILKKNKWRLQAGARLELTRVDANFKTSGTLARQQYTNLVPSLNVSRRLKETSTLSASYTQRLLRPALYLLNPYVDLTDPQNISYGNPGLHSTISHVFSASFSSFVKSTSINASLTHDFTASAIQQLTTVAPDSVARTTSSNGGRNQRTTLSLNSNTTLLKNLSLSANTALGYARFSSQLGGRPRTNAGYTLQASGNASYRLGKTWRTSGSLGYSSSGILLQGKTASTFWNTVTLNKDLLKNNKARFSLSVSSPFQQYRRTASELTDPTFQQVQESRVVIRRFNAALTYRFGKI encoded by the coding sequence TTGGCTACCCCAACGCTCGACCTGGGCACCATCGTGCTGGCTCCCAGCGCCACCGAGCTCAGCGAAATCCAGGTAGTGGCCCCAAAGCCCCTCACTGAGCAGGACCTCGACAAAATCAGCTACAACGTGGACGCCGACCCGGAAAGCAGTACGCTTACGGCCCTGGAAATGCTGCGCAAAGTGCCCCTGCTGACCGTGGATGCCGACGATAACCTGCAGTTCAACGGCCAAGACAGCTACCAGGTGCTCATCAATGGGAAACCCTCTGCCTTGTTTGCGCATAGCCCCAGCGAGGTTTTCAGCAGCATGCCCGCGGGCATGATTAAGCGCATCGAAGTCATCACCAATCCGCCTGCCCGCTACGACGCCCAGGGCGTGGGCGGCGTCTTAAATATCATTACCTATCAAAAAAGCCTTAATGGCTACAACGGCTCGGTAAACGCGGGTGCCAGCAGCCCCAAAGGCGCGTCGTACGGGGGCTATACCACAGCCAAGGTTGGGCTGTTTAGCCTCTCGGCCAACGCGGGCGGGCAGGAACGCACCAGCCCCACTTCCCGCCGCAGCATGTTCCGGGAAGACTTCCTCCGCCGAAGCCGGCTGGAGCAAACCGGCACGAGCAACAACAACAGCCGCTCTTTCTACCTGAGCGGCGAGGCCGGCTGCGAGCCCAATGCCCACAATCAGTTGAGCCTCAATTATGGCCTGAGCCAGGGCAGCGGCGCCAATAGCAGCGTGCAGCAGGCCCAGCGGCTAAACAGCACGGGCGAGTTGAAGCAGGCCTACCAAAACCTGAACGCCGGCCAGAATGCCCAATCCGGCTACGACGTGGGGCTGAACTACCAGCACAACTTCAAGGGCAACGAGGCACAGCTGCTCACTCTGGCTTACAAAACGACCGCCAGTACCAGCACCAACGGCTCGGATTTCACGGTGCTGCCCCTGCTAAACTACAAGGGCCGGGTGAGCACCACCCACAACGACGACCGCACCCGGGAGCAAACGCTGCAGTTGGATTACGTGCAGCCCATCCGGAAGCAAACCTTGGAAATGGGCCTGAAAACTAGCTTCCAACGCAACAGCAGCGACTACTTCTACCAAACCCGGGATTCGCTCACCGACGTCTTCGTGCTGGACCCCAAGTTGAGCAACAACTTCGGCTACCAGCAGGCCATCCACTCGGCCTACACCAGCCTCATTCTGAAGAAGAACAAGTGGCGGCTGCAAGCCGGGGCCCGCCTGGAACTCACCCGCGTGGATGCCAATTTCAAAACCTCGGGCACCCTGGCCCGGCAGCAGTATACCAACCTGGTGCCCAGCCTGAACGTCTCGCGCCGGCTCAAGGAGACGAGTACCCTCAGCGCCTCCTACACCCAGCGCCTGCTACGGCCCGCGCTGTACCTGCTCAACCCGTACGTGGACCTGACCGACCCGCAAAACATCTCCTACGGCAACCCTGGGCTGCATTCTACCATCAGCCACGTCTTCAGTGCCAGCTTCAGCAGCTTTGTGAAAAGCACGTCGATAAACGCGAGCCTAACGCACGATTTCACGGCCAGTGCCATCCAGCAGCTCACCACCGTCGCGCCCGACTCGGTGGCCCGTACCACTTCAAGCAACGGCGGCCGAAACCAGCGCACCACCCTCTCCCTAAATAGCAACACCACGCTGCTCAAGAATCTCAGCCTCAGCGCCAACACCGCCCTCGGCTATGCCCGCTTCAGCAGCCAGCTAGGTGGCCGGCCCCGCACCAATGCGGGCTATACCCTCCAGGCCTCCGGCAATGCCAGCTACCGGCTCGGCAAAACCTGGCGCACCAGTGGCAGCCTGGGCTACTCGTCTTCCGGCATTCTGCTGCAGGGAAAGACGGCAAGCACCTTCTGGAATACGGTGACGCTTAACAAGGACTTGCTGAAAAACAACAAGGCGCGCTTCAGCCTTTCCGTCAGCAGTCCCTTCCAGCAGTACCGCCGCACCGCCAGTGAGCTAACCGACCCCACCTTCCAGCAGGTGCAAGAGTCGCGGGTGGTCATCCGCCGCTTTAACGCGGCCCTCACATACCGCTTCGGTAAAATATAG
- a CDS encoding OmpA family protein produces the protein MRLTLLRMLALLCVTVLATSQGRAQNSDQRTAVSLSGSAYQYKGSLGSDFWKWDRNKYGPGIGINRYLTSGADLGLHLGYVKLKGSQSSSTFFNTGVVNVNLALKLKLNNGWALKEESVVQPYLLLAPGLAFTSREGQVRGRNIDENKTYFDAFGAAGITFRLSDAVGIFLQTGQHFPLNGNIDGEFNRDANKIDDRYLQHTLGVTFGVGKPKDTDADGVPDRKDKCPGTPAGVKVDANGCPLDADADGVPDYQDKCPTEKGLPTLEGCPDRDNDGVRDSEDACPDAAGTAALKGCPDTDADGVADPNDKCPGTPAGTPVDANGCPLVVDKDSDGVLDSLDRCPDTPAGARVDSVGCPLAIDSKTKALEVPVRFRTNSTTIDRRSYPAITRMVRALAAHPDYNLRITGHADSRGTEEYNQALSERRAEAVKRYFTGKGVDPNRIITEGRGETEPVVPDTSPANMARNRRVEFHFDYMPAATPTPPPTPQP, from the coding sequence ATGAGACTTACTCTACTCCGCATGCTGGCCCTACTGTGCGTGACGGTGCTGGCAACTTCGCAGGGGCGCGCACAGAATTCCGACCAGCGAACGGCCGTGAGCCTCTCCGGCAGCGCCTACCAGTACAAGGGCAGCCTGGGCTCCGATTTCTGGAAATGGGACCGCAACAAATACGGCCCCGGCATTGGCATCAACCGCTACCTCACGTCCGGTGCCGACCTGGGCCTGCACTTGGGCTATGTTAAGCTGAAAGGCAGCCAGAGTTCCTCCACCTTCTTCAACACCGGCGTGGTGAACGTGAACCTGGCCCTGAAGCTCAAACTCAACAACGGCTGGGCGCTGAAAGAGGAGTCCGTGGTGCAGCCCTACCTGCTGCTGGCCCCGGGGCTGGCTTTCACGAGCCGGGAAGGCCAGGTGCGAGGCCGGAATATCGACGAAAACAAAACCTATTTCGACGCCTTTGGGGCGGCCGGCATCACATTTCGGCTCAGCGATGCGGTGGGCATCTTCCTGCAAACCGGCCAGCACTTCCCGCTCAATGGCAACATCGACGGCGAGTTTAACCGGGACGCCAACAAGATTGACGACCGCTACCTGCAGCACACCCTGGGCGTGACCTTTGGGGTGGGCAAGCCCAAAGACACTGATGCCGACGGCGTGCCCGACCGCAAAGACAAATGCCCCGGCACGCCCGCCGGCGTGAAAGTGGATGCCAACGGCTGCCCGCTGGACGCCGACGCCGACGGGGTGCCCGACTACCAGGACAAGTGCCCCACCGAAAAAGGCCTGCCCACGCTGGAAGGCTGCCCCGACCGCGACAACGACGGCGTGCGCGATAGCGAGGACGCCTGCCCCGACGCGGCCGGTACCGCCGCCCTCAAGGGCTGCCCCGACACCGATGCCGACGGCGTGGCCGACCCCAACGACAAGTGCCCCGGCACGCCCGCCGGCACGCCCGTGGATGCCAATGGCTGCCCGCTGGTGGTGGACAAGGACAGCGACGGCGTACTCGACAGCCTGGACCGCTGCCCCGATACCCCCGCCGGTGCCCGCGTCGATTCGGTGGGCTGCCCGCTGGCCATCGACTCGAAAACCAAGGCCCTGGAAGTACCGGTCCGCTTCCGGACCAACAGTACCACAATCGACCGGCGCTCGTACCCGGCCATCACCCGGATGGTGCGCGCCCTCGCTGCCCACCCCGACTACAACCTGCGCATCACGGGCCACGCCGACAGCCGCGGCACCGAGGAGTACAACCAGGCCTTGTCGGAACGGCGGGCAGAGGCCGTGAAACGCTACTTCACCGGCAAGGGAGTCGACCCCAACCGCATAATCACCGAAGGCCGCGGCGAAACGGAGCCGGTGGTGCCCGACACCTCGCCCGCGAACATGGCCCGCAACCGCCGCGTCGAGTTCCATTTCGACTACATGCCCGCGGCCACGCCCACGCCGCCCCCCACGCCCCAGCCCTAG
- a CDS encoding META domain-containing protein: MKPLACLGWAAVLLVPTACSYELAERPTGGPVDAAVDKTAPTAAPLRDIRWELSELSGKPAPFSEQTPFLVLHDGRARAEGRASCNKFSGPYTAPAQGQLRLGPLVTTRSACPDLTAEAAFFQALNKARHYRIRGNTLSLYPADTLGGPLAQFRAAPRKK; the protein is encoded by the coding sequence ATGAAGCCACTTGCTTGTTTGGGTTGGGCCGCCGTGCTGCTCGTGCCCACGGCGTGCAGCTACGAACTGGCCGAACGGCCCACGGGCGGCCCGGTAGATGCGGCAGTCGACAAAACGGCTCCCACGGCGGCCCCCTTGCGCGACATCCGGTGGGAGCTGAGCGAACTCAGTGGCAAACCGGCGCCCTTTTCGGAGCAAACCCCGTTTCTGGTCTTGCACGACGGCCGCGCCCGCGCCGAAGGCCGGGCGAGCTGCAATAAGTTTTCGGGGCCTTACACGGCGCCTGCCCAGGGCCAGCTCCGGCTGGGCCCGCTGGTCACGACGCGGAGCGCCTGCCCCGACCTCACGGCCGAGGCCGCCTTCTTCCAGGCTTTAAATAAAGCGCGACACTACCGCATTCGGGGAAATACCCTGAGCCTCTACCCCGCCGATACCCTGGGCGGGCCGTTGGCTCAGTTCCGAGCTGCCCCCAGAAAGAAGTGA
- a CDS encoding Ohr family peroxiredoxin: MKKNLYTADASAVGGRSGHVRSATGAIDMEMSVPEGLGGKKGATNPEELFAAGYASCFQQALLVTALKAGDTLDKESTVKCSVTLFQEGDAFGLSAILDVDLKKFDEEKTIAMVRQAHQICPYSVGTRGNMEVELRVLGKPLPVAAEENLGVAEHK; this comes from the coding sequence ATGAAAAAGAACCTGTATACGGCCGATGCCTCGGCCGTTGGTGGCCGCAGCGGCCACGTCCGCTCCGCCACGGGTGCCATTGATATGGAAATGTCGGTACCCGAAGGCTTGGGCGGAAAGAAAGGCGCCACCAACCCCGAAGAGCTGTTTGCCGCCGGCTACGCTTCGTGCTTTCAGCAGGCGTTGCTCGTTACGGCCCTGAAAGCCGGCGACACCCTCGATAAGGAAAGCACCGTGAAATGCTCGGTGACGCTGTTCCAGGAAGGCGACGCCTTTGGGCTCAGCGCCATCCTCGACGTGGACCTGAAGAAGTTCGACGAAGAAAAAACCATTGCCATGGTGCGCCAGGCCCACCAGATTTGCCCCTACTCAGTGGGCACCCGCGGCAACATGGAAGTGGAGCTACGCGTGTTGGGCAAGCCCCTGCCAGTAGCAGCCGAAGAAAACCTGGGCGTAGCCGAGCATAAATAG